The following proteins are encoded in a genomic region of Candidatus Eisenbacteria bacterium:
- a CDS encoding TonB-dependent receptor, which produces MTPIRSANGSIVGPRGGPLLRALPLLLLAMLIAFGGASAQQRPAKPSGPVGSIQGRVYDKETRDPVPFADVILVGTGKGVISGTDGTFRFVQIPEGIYQLRVNRMGYSSELIDQVRVVGTYAIKVDAGLSPIEVREMEPIEVSGLREIVDVEVAKSSQYVTAEEIQGMAVSVVSDVIGKQAGVVQEDGGLFVRGGRAEDTVYRIDGVIIRDLITGQSSAGNISARAVKSVEIMTGGYEAEFGQALSGVIDIETKEGSTEFQGYVEYQSDHLPLFGDIYRDTRLDNFEVQVEGEEPIQKLVLRPLGAELPGKITYFADVAGSFDDTYLPVRAADGSRNTLRSDYVDRFLGMDIDYGKSFWTPRAENRWSGLYKISWQPNGKHKLFLSFQKKLEIDHGFDRTTLARGVDPTDVASSYNWEWSRRKDHDYTVTDDNNTITLDWRYLWNRKTRTTVRLSRNFNAFFQNVYGRPWFTYEEPNDFDLPREEDTPFFVDTGDNTVWHSRYTEQYVGYFDVEHTRGEAHVFKTGFELSREDLQFVTIAEPWVADPDGLGRNHDLWNVRPTTGAIYIQDRFKYEGFIGHVGLRCDYWFPGKEAEDALRDTSRDSYNEALLRDYERDSHAFFGRNRVKANLEPRFQVSHPITDRSHLFLNYGHFSQRPNYYNVYSKISSVSSEDFPLVGNLNLNPKREVKYELGARHQIASDLAVDFSVFYNDIYDYPKSLRFDRRGRPEYFVYINEDFARARGIDINLRKNRSKYLWGRLAYSYTVATGKASDPNQFNLLQREVGTFTQIGRDEEYLYWNRPHKLTADLTMSVGENQDPPAIRGWTLPRDWSLNVYFWVQSGRAYTPTSSTGAETGTRYSANAPFNTTFDLRFSKGFRLGGSKWNYLIEGRNLFNHRYPKRIDPRTGDAYLPGVGSLDNETDVYTIARYGDPSLWSTPRSFRVGLSTEF; this is translated from the coding sequence ATGACGCCGATTCGCTCTGCAAACGGATCGATCGTCGGACCGCGCGGCGGCCCTCTTCTCCGCGCGCTTCCGCTTCTCCTTCTCGCAATGCTGATCGCCTTCGGAGGCGCTTCCGCGCAGCAGAGGCCCGCCAAACCGTCCGGCCCGGTCGGCTCCATTCAAGGGCGCGTGTACGACAAGGAGACGAGAGACCCGGTCCCCTTCGCCGACGTGATCCTCGTCGGCACGGGGAAGGGGGTCATCTCGGGGACGGACGGGACCTTCCGCTTCGTCCAGATTCCGGAGGGTATCTACCAGCTCCGCGTGAACCGGATGGGCTACTCGAGCGAGCTGATCGATCAGGTGCGCGTCGTGGGAACGTATGCGATCAAGGTCGACGCCGGCCTCTCGCCGATCGAGGTGCGCGAGATGGAGCCGATCGAGGTGAGCGGCCTTCGCGAGATCGTGGACGTCGAGGTCGCCAAGTCGTCGCAGTACGTCACCGCCGAGGAGATCCAGGGGATGGCGGTCTCGGTGGTGAGCGACGTGATCGGCAAGCAAGCGGGCGTCGTGCAGGAGGACGGAGGGCTCTTCGTCCGCGGCGGGCGCGCGGAGGACACGGTCTATCGAATCGACGGGGTGATCATCCGCGACCTGATCACCGGGCAAAGCTCGGCGGGGAACATCAGCGCGCGCGCCGTGAAGAGCGTCGAGATCATGACCGGCGGCTACGAGGCCGAGTTCGGCCAGGCTCTTTCCGGCGTCATCGACATCGAGACGAAGGAGGGGAGCACCGAGTTCCAGGGATACGTGGAGTATCAGAGCGATCACCTCCCCCTCTTCGGCGACATCTACCGGGACACGAGGCTCGACAACTTCGAGGTGCAGGTCGAGGGGGAAGAGCCGATCCAGAAGCTCGTGCTCCGACCGCTCGGGGCGGAGCTTCCCGGGAAGATCACTTACTTCGCCGACGTCGCCGGTTCGTTCGACGATACCTATCTCCCCGTGCGCGCGGCGGACGGAAGCCGGAACACCCTCCGATCCGATTACGTCGACCGTTTCCTCGGCATGGACATCGACTACGGAAAGAGCTTTTGGACCCCGCGCGCGGAGAACCGCTGGAGCGGGCTCTACAAGATCTCGTGGCAGCCGAACGGGAAGCACAAGCTCTTTCTTTCGTTCCAGAAGAAGCTCGAGATCGATCACGGGTTCGACCGAACGACGCTCGCGCGGGGGGTCGATCCGACCGACGTCGCCTCCTCGTACAACTGGGAATGGAGCCGCCGCAAGGACCACGACTACACCGTGACCGACGACAACAACACGATCACGCTCGACTGGCGGTACCTCTGGAACCGGAAGACCCGGACGACGGTCCGCCTCTCCCGGAACTTCAACGCGTTCTTCCAGAATGTCTACGGCCGCCCGTGGTTCACGTACGAAGAACCGAACGACTTCGATCTTCCCCGAGAAGAGGACACCCCCTTCTTCGTCGACACGGGAGATAACACCGTCTGGCACAGCCGATACACGGAGCAGTACGTCGGCTACTTCGACGTCGAGCACACGAGGGGGGAAGCGCACGTCTTCAAGACCGGCTTCGAGCTCTCCCGCGAGGACCTCCAGTTCGTCACGATCGCGGAACCGTGGGTGGCCGACCCGGACGGCCTCGGGCGGAACCACGATCTCTGGAACGTCCGCCCGACGACGGGAGCGATCTACATCCAGGATCGGTTCAAGTACGAAGGGTTCATTGGGCACGTCGGCCTCCGCTGCGACTACTGGTTCCCGGGGAAGGAGGCCGAGGACGCACTCCGCGATACCTCGCGCGATTCGTACAACGAGGCGCTCCTCCGGGATTACGAGCGGGACTCCCACGCCTTCTTCGGAAGGAACCGGGTGAAGGCGAACCTCGAGCCCCGCTTCCAGGTCTCGCATCCGATCACGGACCGCTCCCATCTCTTCTTGAACTACGGGCACTTCTCGCAGCGGCCGAACTACTACAACGTGTATTCGAAGATCTCCTCGGTTTCGAGCGAGGACTTCCCTCTCGTCGGAAACCTGAACCTGAACCCGAAGCGCGAGGTGAAGTACGAGCTCGGCGCGAGGCACCAAATCGCTTCCGATCTCGCCGTCGACTTCTCGGTCTTCTACAACGATATCTACGACTACCCGAAGTCGCTCCGTTTCGACCGCCGGGGCCGCCCGGAGTACTTCGTGTACATCAACGAGGATTTCGCCCGCGCGCGCGGCATCGATATCAACCTCCGCAAGAACCGGAGCAAGTACCTGTGGGGCCGCCTCGCCTACTCGTACACGGTCGCGACTGGGAAGGCCTCCGACCCGAACCAGTTCAACCTCTTGCAGCGCGAGGTCGGCACCTTCACGCAGATCGGAAGAGACGAGGAGTATCTCTATTGGAACCGGCCGCACAAGCTGACCGCCGATCTCACGATGTCGGTGGGGGAGAATCAGGACCCGCCGGCGATCCGCGGGTGGACGCTTCCGCGCGACTGGTCGCTGAACGTCTACTTCTGGGTGCAGTCGGGGCGCGCGTACACGCCGACGTCCTCGACGGGCGCGGAGACCGGAACGCGCTACTCGGCGAACGCCCCCTTCAACACAACGTTCGATCTTCGCTTTTCGAAAGGCTTCCGCCTCGGCGGGTCGAAGTGGAACTATCTCATCGAGGGGAGGAATCTCTTCAACCATCGGTATCCGAAGCGGATCGACCCGCGGACCGGCGACGCGTACCTCCCCGGCGTTGGTTCGCTCGACAATGAAACCGACGTGTACACGATCGCGAGGTATGGCGATCCGTCGCTCTGGAGCACGCCCCGCTCGTTCCGGGTGGGCCTGTCGACCGAGTTTTAG
- a CDS encoding PorV/PorQ family protein yields the protein MNARRTVAAAAALLLLAGAAFAEGDLGAVRVATNAGSFLKIGVGAKAVGLGEAFTAVADDPTALFWNPAGITNLARREAHVSHTEWIADIGYDYFAYAQPLPYFGGIGAGIHMGTLRTEMMETTEYQPYGTGREFTYSDLFIGIGAARMFTDKLSIGMGLKYVRESYGAAIGGPVVNTWCADFGTFYRLGAREAVFSVALLNFGPNWRPSGTYVEYGGDAYGEERDFESFAAPTSFRAAVSGLLWEGSDLRQIGIIEMSRPPDNTETYKLATEIVYQRTLALRTGYILNADDLNWSGGMGLVLEAGGFTERVDYAFTHSEFLGRVDRISLGLGF from the coding sequence ATGAATGCAAGACGAACCGTAGCCGCCGCGGCCGCTCTTCTCCTCCTCGCCGGAGCCGCTTTCGCGGAAGGCGATCTCGGTGCCGTCCGCGTCGCGACGAACGCCGGGTCGTTTCTCAAGATCGGCGTGGGCGCGAAGGCGGTCGGTCTCGGCGAGGCGTTCACCGCGGTCGCGGACGATCCGACCGCCCTCTTCTGGAACCCGGCGGGGATCACGAACCTCGCGCGCCGGGAGGCTCACGTCTCGCACACCGAATGGATCGCCGACATCGGCTACGACTACTTCGCCTACGCGCAGCCGCTCCCCTACTTCGGCGGCATCGGCGCGGGGATCCACATGGGGACCCTTCGGACCGAGATGATGGAGACGACCGAGTACCAGCCCTACGGAACGGGGCGCGAGTTCACCTACTCGGATCTCTTCATCGGGATCGGAGCGGCGCGCATGTTCACCGACAAGCTCTCGATCGGTATGGGTCTCAAGTATGTTCGCGAGAGCTACGGGGCCGCGATCGGGGGCCCGGTCGTGAACACATGGTGCGCCGACTTCGGCACGTTCTACCGCCTCGGCGCCCGGGAGGCGGTCTTCTCCGTCGCGCTTCTCAACTTCGGCCCGAACTGGAGGCCGTCCGGGACCTACGTCGAGTACGGCGGGGACGCGTACGGAGAGGAGCGCGACTTCGAGAGCTTCGCCGCCCCGACCAGCTTCCGCGCGGCGGTTTCCGGACTCCTGTGGGAAGGATCCGATCTCCGCCAGATCGGGATCATCGAGATGAGCCGCCCGCCCGACAACACCGAGACGTACAAGCTGGCGACCGAAATCGTCTATCAGAGGACCCTCGCGCTCCGGACCGGCTACATCCTGAACGCAGACGACCTGAACTGGAGCGGAGGGATGGGGCTCGTTCTCGAAGCCGGAGGCTTCACGGAGCGCGTGGACTACGCGTTCACCCACTCCGAGTTCTTGGGAAGGGTGGACCGCATCTCGCTGGGGTTGGGATTCTGA